In the Arachis ipaensis cultivar K30076 chromosome B10, Araip1.1, whole genome shotgun sequence genome, one interval contains:
- the LOC107623886 gene encoding GDP-mannose transporter GONST1 — translation MNASTDDEHDVENGKFIRSNRGVKLSNQALLSGIAYCLSSCGMILVNKFVLSSYNFNAGISLMLYQNFISVVIVATLSLLGLVSTEPLTWKLIKVWLPVNVIFVGMLVTSMFSLKYINVAMVTVLKNVTNVITALGEMYLFNKQHDNRVWTALFLMIISAVTGGITDLSFNATGYAWQTLNCFLTASYSLTLRRVMDTAKQVTKSGDLNEFSMVLLNNTLSMPLGIFLILVFNEVDYLLTTPLLRLPSFWLVMTLSGFLGLGISFSSMWFLHQTGATTYSLVGSLNKIPLSVAGILLFHVPTSLQNSASIFFGLLAGVFFARAKIRERSQS, via the exons ATGAATGCTTCTACAGATGATGAACACGACGTGGAAAATGGCAAGTTTATAAGAAGTAATAGGGGAGTTAAACTCAGCAATCAAGCTTTGTTGTCTGGAATTGCTTATTGCCTTTCTTCATGCGGCATGATATTGGTTAACAAGTTTGTGCTTTCAAGCTACAATTTTAATGCAGGGATATCCTTGATGTTGTATCAG AATTTCATTTCGGTGGTTATTGTTGCTACACTTAGCCTTCTTGGTTTAGTCTCAACTGAACCTTTGACATGGAAATTGATCAAAGTATGGTTGCCTGTGAATGTTATATTTGTTGGAATGCTTGTTACAAGCATGTTTAG TTTGAAATACATTAATGTAGCCATGGTGACAGTCCTGAAGAATGTTACTAATGTTATAACTGCACTTGGTGAGATGTACTTGTTCAATAAGCAACATGACAACAGAGTCTGGACTGCCCTTTTTTTAATG ATCATTTCAGCAGTGACTGGGGGGATTACTGATCTCTCTTTCAACGCAACTGGCTATGCTTGGCAGACATTAAACTGTTTCTTAACAGCATCATATTCT CTGACCCTACGAAGGGTCATGGATACAGCAAAGCAAGTTACTAAATCTGGAGACTTAAATGAATTCTCGATGGTCTTGTTGAACAACACCCTTTCAATGCCTTTGGGAATTTTCCTGATTTTGGTTTTCAATGAGGTGGATTATCTCTTAACAAC GCCACTTCTGAGATTACCTAGCTTTTGGCTGGTGATGACCTTAAGCGGCTTTTTGGGTCTAGGAATTAGCTTCTCATCCATGTGGTTTCTTCATCAGACAGGGGCTACGACTTACAG CCTTGTAGGTTCGTTGAATAAGATCCCACTTTCAGTTGCAGGCATCCTTCTGTTTCATGTTCCAACTAGTTTGCAGAATTCTGCTAGCATTTTCTTTG GTCTTTTGGCTGGAGTGTTTTTTGCGAGGGCCAAAATCCGGGAGAGATCGCAATCCTGA